In a genomic window of Meriones unguiculatus strain TT.TT164.6M chromosome 8, Bangor_MerUng_6.1, whole genome shotgun sequence:
- the Gtpbp1 gene encoding GTP-binding protein 1 isoform X2, which produces MEASYATVKSMAEQIEADVILLRERQEAGGRVRDYLVRKRVGDSDFLEVRVAVVGNVDAGKSTLLGVLTHGELDNGRGFARQKLFRHKHEIESGRTSSVGNDILGFDSEGNVVNKPDSHGGSLEWTKICEKSTKVITFIDLAGHEKYLKTTVFGMTGHLPDFCMLMVGSNAGIVGMTKEHLGLALALNVPVFVVVTKIDMCPANILQETLKLLQRLLKSPGCRKIPVLVQSKDDVIVTASNFSSERMCPIFQISNVTGENLDLLKMFLNLLSPRTSYREEEPAEFQIDDTYSVPGVGTVVSGTTLRGLIKLNDTLLLGPDPLGNFLSIAVKSIHRKRMPVKEVRGGQTASFALKKIKRSSIRKGMVMVSPRLNPQASWEFEAEILVLHHPTTISPRYQAMVHCGSIRQTATILSMDKDCLRTGDKATVHFRFIKTPEYLHIDQRLVFREGRTKAVGTITKLLQTTNNSPMNSKPQQIKMQSTKKGPLSKREEGGPSGVPSAGGPPTGDEASSLGSAQAATSGGLQPQPKPSSGGRRRGGQRHKVKSQGACVTPASGC; this is translated from the exons ATGGAGGCCTCCTATGCCACAGTGAAGAGCATGGCGGAGCAGATAGAGGCTGATGTCATCCTCTTGCGTGAGCGTCAAGAAGCTGGTGGCCGCGTGCGCGATTACCTAGTCAGGAAACGAGTCGGAGACAGTGACTTCCTGGAGGTCAG GGTGGCAGTGGTGGGCAATGTGGACGCTGGCAAAAGCACGCTCCTAGGAGTCCTGACGCATGGAGAGTTGGACAATGGCCGTGGCTTTGCCCGCCAAAAACTCTTCCGCCATAAACATGAGATCGAATCTGGTCGAACCAGCAGCGTGGGCAATGACATTCTGGGCTTTGACAGCGAAGGCAATGTAGTGAACAAGCCTGACAGCCATGGCGGCAGCTTGGAATGGACAAAGATCTGTGAGAAGTCCACTAAGGTGATCACCTTCATCGACTTGGCTGGCCATGAGAAGTACCTGAAGACCACTGTTTTTGGCATGACTGGCCATTTGCCTGACTTCTGCATGCTCATG GTGGGCAGCAATGCCGGCATCGTGGGGATGACCAAGGAGCACCTGGGCCTGGCATTGGCTCTCAATGTACCTGTCTTTGTGGTTGTCACCAAGATTGACATGTGTCCTGCCAACATCCTTCAAG AAACCCTGAAGCTGCTACAGCGCCTGCTGAAGTCACCAGGCTGCCGGAAGATCCCTGTCTTGGTGCAGAGCAAAGACGATGTGATTGTCACAGCCTCCAATTTCAGCTCCGAGAG GATGTGCCCGATATTCCAGATCTCCAATGTCACAGGTGAGAACCTCGATCTGCTCAAGATGTTCCTCAACCTCCTGTCGCCCCGCACCAGCTACAGGGAGGAAGAGCCTGCTGAGTTCCAGATAGATGACACCTACTCTGTCCCC GGTGTGGGGACAGTGGTGTCCGGGACCACACTGAGGGGCCTGATCAAGCTGAATGACACACTGCTGCTGGGCCCAGACCCCTTGGGTAACTTCCTGTCCATTGCTGTTAAGTCGATCCATCGCAAGCGCATGCCTGTAAAGGAGGTGCGGGGAGGCCAGACAGCTTCCTTTGCACTGAAGAAG aTAAAGCGCTCATCCATCCGGAAAGGCATGGTGATGGTTTCCCCACGCCTGAACCCTCAGGCCTCCTGGGAATTTGAGGCTGAGATTCTCGTCCTCCACCACCCCACCACAATTAGTCCACGCTACCAAGCCATGG TACACTGTGGGAGCATCCGGCAGACAGCTACCATTCTGAGCATGGATAAAGACTGTCTGCGCACAGGAGACAAGGCCACTGTCCACTTCCGCTTCATCAAGACCCCTGAGTACCTACACATAGATCAGCGGCTGGTGTTCCGGGAAGGTCGCACCAAGGCTGTTGGCACCATCACCAAG CTCCTCCAAACAACCAACAACTCCCCCATGAACTCCAAGCCCCAGCAGATTAAAATGCAGTCCACGAAAAAGGGTCCCCTGAGCAAACGAGAAGAAGGAGGTCCATCTGGTGTGCCCTCGGCAGGAGGCCCCCCAACCGGGGATGAAGCGTCCTCGCTAGGGTCCGCACAGGCTGCCACATCGGGTGGTCTCCAGCCACAG ccCAAGCCCAGCAGTGGGGGCCGGCGACGAGGGGGCCAGCGCCACAAGGTGAAGTCCCAGGGGGCCTGTGTGACTCCTGCCAGCGGCTGCTGA
- the Gtpbp1 gene encoding GTP-binding protein 1 isoform X1, protein MAAERSRSPVDSPVPASMFAPEPSSPGAARAAAAAARLHGGFDSDCSEDGEALNGEPELDLTSKLILVSPTSEQYDSLLRQMWERMDEGCGETIYVIGQGSDGTEYGLSEADMEASYATVKSMAEQIEADVILLRERQEAGGRVRDYLVRKRVGDSDFLEVRVAVVGNVDAGKSTLLGVLTHGELDNGRGFARQKLFRHKHEIESGRTSSVGNDILGFDSEGNVVNKPDSHGGSLEWTKICEKSTKVITFIDLAGHEKYLKTTVFGMTGHLPDFCMLMVGSNAGIVGMTKEHLGLALALNVPVFVVVTKIDMCPANILQETLKLLQRLLKSPGCRKIPVLVQSKDDVIVTASNFSSERMCPIFQISNVTGENLDLLKMFLNLLSPRTSYREEEPAEFQIDDTYSVPGVGTVVSGTTLRGLIKLNDTLLLGPDPLGNFLSIAVKSIHRKRMPVKEVRGGQTASFALKKIKRSSIRKGMVMVSPRLNPQASWEFEAEILVLHHPTTISPRYQAMVHCGSIRQTATILSMDKDCLRTGDKATVHFRFIKTPEYLHIDQRLVFREGRTKAVGTITKLLQTTNNSPMNSKPQQIKMQSTKKGPLSKREEGGPSGVPSAGGPPTGDEASSLGSAQAATSGGLQPQPKPSSGGRRRGGQRHKVKSQGACVTPASGC, encoded by the exons ATGGCGGCGGAGCGGAGTCGCTCCCCGGTGGACTCGCCGGTGCCGGCCTCGATGTTCGCCCCCGAACCTAGCTCTCCGGGGGCGGCCCGGGCAGCCGCGGCCGCCGCACGACTCCACGGTGGCTTCGACTCGGACTGCAGCGAGGACGGGGAGGCGCTCAACGGCGAGCCGGAGCTGGACCTCACCAGCAAG CTGATTCTAGTGAGCCCTACATCAGAGCAGTATGACAGCCTACTTCGGCAGATGTGGGAGAGGATGGACGAGGGATGCGGAGAGACCATATATGTCATTGGGCAGGGATCAG ATGGGACTGAGTACGGGCTGAGTGAAGCTGACATGGAGGCCTCCTATGCCACAGTGAAGAGCATGGCGGAGCAGATAGAGGCTGATGTCATCCTCTTGCGTGAGCGTCAAGAAGCTGGTGGCCGCGTGCGCGATTACCTAGTCAGGAAACGAGTCGGAGACAGTGACTTCCTGGAGGTCAG GGTGGCAGTGGTGGGCAATGTGGACGCTGGCAAAAGCACGCTCCTAGGAGTCCTGACGCATGGAGAGTTGGACAATGGCCGTGGCTTTGCCCGCCAAAAACTCTTCCGCCATAAACATGAGATCGAATCTGGTCGAACCAGCAGCGTGGGCAATGACATTCTGGGCTTTGACAGCGAAGGCAATGTAGTGAACAAGCCTGACAGCCATGGCGGCAGCTTGGAATGGACAAAGATCTGTGAGAAGTCCACTAAGGTGATCACCTTCATCGACTTGGCTGGCCATGAGAAGTACCTGAAGACCACTGTTTTTGGCATGACTGGCCATTTGCCTGACTTCTGCATGCTCATG GTGGGCAGCAATGCCGGCATCGTGGGGATGACCAAGGAGCACCTGGGCCTGGCATTGGCTCTCAATGTACCTGTCTTTGTGGTTGTCACCAAGATTGACATGTGTCCTGCCAACATCCTTCAAG AAACCCTGAAGCTGCTACAGCGCCTGCTGAAGTCACCAGGCTGCCGGAAGATCCCTGTCTTGGTGCAGAGCAAAGACGATGTGATTGTCACAGCCTCCAATTTCAGCTCCGAGAG GATGTGCCCGATATTCCAGATCTCCAATGTCACAGGTGAGAACCTCGATCTGCTCAAGATGTTCCTCAACCTCCTGTCGCCCCGCACCAGCTACAGGGAGGAAGAGCCTGCTGAGTTCCAGATAGATGACACCTACTCTGTCCCC GGTGTGGGGACAGTGGTGTCCGGGACCACACTGAGGGGCCTGATCAAGCTGAATGACACACTGCTGCTGGGCCCAGACCCCTTGGGTAACTTCCTGTCCATTGCTGTTAAGTCGATCCATCGCAAGCGCATGCCTGTAAAGGAGGTGCGGGGAGGCCAGACAGCTTCCTTTGCACTGAAGAAG aTAAAGCGCTCATCCATCCGGAAAGGCATGGTGATGGTTTCCCCACGCCTGAACCCTCAGGCCTCCTGGGAATTTGAGGCTGAGATTCTCGTCCTCCACCACCCCACCACAATTAGTCCACGCTACCAAGCCATGG TACACTGTGGGAGCATCCGGCAGACAGCTACCATTCTGAGCATGGATAAAGACTGTCTGCGCACAGGAGACAAGGCCACTGTCCACTTCCGCTTCATCAAGACCCCTGAGTACCTACACATAGATCAGCGGCTGGTGTTCCGGGAAGGTCGCACCAAGGCTGTTGGCACCATCACCAAG CTCCTCCAAACAACCAACAACTCCCCCATGAACTCCAAGCCCCAGCAGATTAAAATGCAGTCCACGAAAAAGGGTCCCCTGAGCAAACGAGAAGAAGGAGGTCCATCTGGTGTGCCCTCGGCAGGAGGCCCCCCAACCGGGGATGAAGCGTCCTCGCTAGGGTCCGCACAGGCTGCCACATCGGGTGGTCTCCAGCCACAG ccCAAGCCCAGCAGTGGGGGCCGGCGACGAGGGGGCCAGCGCCACAAGGTGAAGTCCCAGGGGGCCTGTGTGACTCCTGCCAGCGGCTGCTGA